One segment of Triticum aestivum cultivar Chinese Spring chromosome 2A, IWGSC CS RefSeq v2.1, whole genome shotgun sequence DNA contains the following:
- the LOC123187803 gene encoding serine/threonine-protein kinase haspin homolog isoform X1, protein MAVAAREGARGGGGDAWAEILASGGGGGPRIGAVYERRRAQEASRQRNADARGGVAAAVENRPSFAPVKRTSWNRSLSIRGRESIFFAPGTNLQPQQKLCRALKRPPKPCNRVKKPLGGPPDLSKEKAYFEEVDAFELMEESPSPKNFGTWAGGMEQSLIVHDLPAILERWKIFKLARCAASNQLFDIMETPLIPSVISNCSTENYSEKAYRTPEKDRGSGMHPTRRTILSGYTNESTKNIAGETSIVTSFSELNIEEPPRISIPSSSGEALTASAQLLMVCRQSAPATLADVFSAYCKLDSIVKLGEGTYGEAYRAGSTVCKVVPFDGDSLVNGETQKKSEEVLEEALLCLTLNNLRTDQGDKGKDYSCDGFIETKDFWVCKGPYDPSLISAWEDWDSKHESENDHPKDFSNDQHYIIFVQADGGRDLEKFALLDYNEARSLLLQVTASLAVAESACEFEHRDLHWGNILLARDEMSNKDHTMSITLQGKRIRARTFGLTISIIDFTLSRINTGNAILFLDLSEDPDLFKGPKGDKQAETYRKMKQITKECWEGSFPKTNVVWLIYLVDIVLQKKYEACNSTDERELRSFKKRLSSCGSARDCLADPIFSDLLLEEEDVRPSAMPPL, encoded by the exons ATGGCCGTGGCGGCACGGGAAG gcgctcgcggcggcggcggcgacgcgtggGCGGAGATCctggccagcggcggcggcggcgggcctcgCATCGGCGCGGTGTACGAGCGCCGCCGGGCGCAGGAGGCGTCGAGGCAGAGGAACGCGGACGC GAGAGGCGGCGTCGCGGCGGCTGTCGAGAACCGGCCGAGCTTCGCGCCGGTCAAGCGGACCAGCTGGAACCGGTCGCTCTCCATCAG AGGGCGGGAAAGTATATTTTTTGCACCCGGGACAAATCTTCAGCCTCAACAGAAACTCTGCAGAGCACTCAAACGACCACCAAAACCGTGTAACAGAGTG AAAAAACCTCTTGGAGGGCCACCCGACTTGAGTAAAGAAAAGGCTTATTTTGAAGAAGTCGATGCTTTTGAGCTGATGGAAGAGAGCCCTTCGCCCAAGAACTTTGGCACATGGGCAGGAGGGATGGAGCAGAGTCTCATTGTGCATGATCTGCCTGCAATATTGGAGAGGTGGAAAATCTTCAAGCTTGCAAGATGTGCAGCATCCAATCAATTGTTTGATATCATGGAGACCCCACTTATCCCATCAGTCATCAGTAACTGCAGTACAGAAAATTATTCTGAAAAAGCTTATAGGACACCTGAAAAGGACAGAGGGTCAGGGATGCACCCAACAAGAAGGACAATCCTTTCAGGATACACTAATGAGAGTACAAAGAACATTGCAGGCGAAACCAGCATTGTCACGTCCTTTAGTGAGCTTAACATTGAGGAACCCCCCCGCATCAGCATTCCTTCATCAAGTGGTGAAGCTCTGACTGCCTCTGCACAACTTCTCATGGTTTGCAGGCAATCTGCACCAGCTACTTTAGCAGATGTTTTTTCTGCTTACTG CAAGTTAGACAGCATAGTGAAGCTTGGTGAAGGAACTTATGGCGAGGCCTACAGGGCTGGAAGCACTGTCTGTAAAGTGGTACCCTTCGATGGGGATTCATTGGTCAATGGAGAGACTCAGAAG AAATCGGAAGAAGTACTCGAGGAAGCTTTGCTTTGTCTAACACTAAATAATTTGAGAACGGACCAGGGAGATAAAGGAAAAGACTATTCATGCGATGGCTTCATTGAGACTAAAGA CTTTTGGGTTTGTAAGGGACCATATGACCCTTCACTGATTAGTGCTTGGGAAGATTGGGATTCCAAACATGAATCTGAGAATGATCATCCAAAGGACTTCTCAAACGATCAG CATTATATTATCTTTGTACAAGCAGACGGTGGGAGAGACCTTGAAAAATTCGCTTTACTCGACTATAATGAGGCTCGCAGTCTACTGCTTCAA GTTACTGCCTCCTTAGCTGTAGCTGAGAGTGCCTGCGAATTTGAACATCGAGATTTGCATTG GGGTAATATTCTTTTGGCTCGTGATGAAATGTCAAACAAGGATCATACAATGAGCATCACTCTTCAAGGGAAGAGGATTCGTGCTAGAACTTTTGGTTTGACCATCTCCATAATTGACTTCACTCTTTCTCGGATCAATACAG GGAATGCCATTCTCTTTCTTGACCTGTCTGAGGACCCTGACTTATTTAAAGGACCAAAAGGAGACAAGCAg GCAGAAACTTATCGCAAGATGAAACAAATTACCAAGGAATGCTGGGAAGGCAG CTTCCCAAAGACGAATGTCGTCTGGCTAATTTACCTTGTGGATATTGTGCTACAGAAGAAATACGAG GCGTGCAACTCCACAGATGAGAGAGAGCTCCGGTCGTTCAAGAAACGGCTTTCCTCGTGCGGTTCTGCTAGAGATTGCCTTGCTGATCCCATTTTCAGCGATCTGCTGTTGGAAGAGGAGGATGTGCGACCCTCAGCAATGCCTCCCCTGTAG
- the LOC123187803 gene encoding serine/threonine-protein kinase haspin homolog isoform X2, translated as MAVAAREGARGGGGDAWAEILASGGGGGPRIGAVYERRRAQEASRQRNADARGGVAAAVENRPSFAPVKRTSWNRSLSIRGRESIFFAPGTNLQPQQKLCRALKRPPKPCNRVKKPLGGPPDLSKEKAYFEEVDAFELMEESPSPKNFGTWAGGMEQSLIVHDLPAILERWKIFKLARCAASNQLFDIMETPLIPSVISNCSTENYSEKAYRTPEKDRGSGMHPTRRTILSGYTNESTKNIAGETSIVTSFSELNIEEPPRISIPSSSGEALTASAQLLMVCRQSAPATLADVFSAYCKLDSIVKLGEGTYGEAYRAGSTVCKVVPFDGDSLVNGETQKKSEEVLEEALLCLTLNNLRTDQGDKGKDYSCDGFIETKDFWVCKGPYDPSLISAWEDWDSKHESENDHPKDFSNDQHYIIFVQADGGRDLEKFALLDYNEARSLLLQVTASLAVAESACEFEHRDLHWGNILLARDEMSNKDHTMSITLQGKRIRARTFGLTISIIDFTLSRINTGNAILFLDLSEDPDLFKGPKGDKQAETYRKMKQITKECWEGRYCISQQTFLHQNSSLLLPKDECRLANLPCGYCATEEIRGVQLHR; from the exons ATGGCCGTGGCGGCACGGGAAG gcgctcgcggcggcggcggcgacgcgtggGCGGAGATCctggccagcggcggcggcggcgggcctcgCATCGGCGCGGTGTACGAGCGCCGCCGGGCGCAGGAGGCGTCGAGGCAGAGGAACGCGGACGC GAGAGGCGGCGTCGCGGCGGCTGTCGAGAACCGGCCGAGCTTCGCGCCGGTCAAGCGGACCAGCTGGAACCGGTCGCTCTCCATCAG AGGGCGGGAAAGTATATTTTTTGCACCCGGGACAAATCTTCAGCCTCAACAGAAACTCTGCAGAGCACTCAAACGACCACCAAAACCGTGTAACAGAGTG AAAAAACCTCTTGGAGGGCCACCCGACTTGAGTAAAGAAAAGGCTTATTTTGAAGAAGTCGATGCTTTTGAGCTGATGGAAGAGAGCCCTTCGCCCAAGAACTTTGGCACATGGGCAGGAGGGATGGAGCAGAGTCTCATTGTGCATGATCTGCCTGCAATATTGGAGAGGTGGAAAATCTTCAAGCTTGCAAGATGTGCAGCATCCAATCAATTGTTTGATATCATGGAGACCCCACTTATCCCATCAGTCATCAGTAACTGCAGTACAGAAAATTATTCTGAAAAAGCTTATAGGACACCTGAAAAGGACAGAGGGTCAGGGATGCACCCAACAAGAAGGACAATCCTTTCAGGATACACTAATGAGAGTACAAAGAACATTGCAGGCGAAACCAGCATTGTCACGTCCTTTAGTGAGCTTAACATTGAGGAACCCCCCCGCATCAGCATTCCTTCATCAAGTGGTGAAGCTCTGACTGCCTCTGCACAACTTCTCATGGTTTGCAGGCAATCTGCACCAGCTACTTTAGCAGATGTTTTTTCTGCTTACTG CAAGTTAGACAGCATAGTGAAGCTTGGTGAAGGAACTTATGGCGAGGCCTACAGGGCTGGAAGCACTGTCTGTAAAGTGGTACCCTTCGATGGGGATTCATTGGTCAATGGAGAGACTCAGAAG AAATCGGAAGAAGTACTCGAGGAAGCTTTGCTTTGTCTAACACTAAATAATTTGAGAACGGACCAGGGAGATAAAGGAAAAGACTATTCATGCGATGGCTTCATTGAGACTAAAGA CTTTTGGGTTTGTAAGGGACCATATGACCCTTCACTGATTAGTGCTTGGGAAGATTGGGATTCCAAACATGAATCTGAGAATGATCATCCAAAGGACTTCTCAAACGATCAG CATTATATTATCTTTGTACAAGCAGACGGTGGGAGAGACCTTGAAAAATTCGCTTTACTCGACTATAATGAGGCTCGCAGTCTACTGCTTCAA GTTACTGCCTCCTTAGCTGTAGCTGAGAGTGCCTGCGAATTTGAACATCGAGATTTGCATTG GGGTAATATTCTTTTGGCTCGTGATGAAATGTCAAACAAGGATCATACAATGAGCATCACTCTTCAAGGGAAGAGGATTCGTGCTAGAACTTTTGGTTTGACCATCTCCATAATTGACTTCACTCTTTCTCGGATCAATACAG GGAATGCCATTCTCTTTCTTGACCTGTCTGAGGACCCTGACTTATTTAAAGGACCAAAAGGAGACAAGCAg GCAGAAACTTATCGCAAGATGAAACAAATTACCAAGGAATGCTGGGAAGGCAGGTATTGCATATCACAGCAGACTTTTCTTCACCAAAATTCTTCCTTGTTG CTTCCCAAAGACGAATGTCGTCTGGCTAATTTACCTTGTGGATATTGTGCTACAGAAGAAATACGAG GCGTGCAACTCCACAGATGA
- the LOC101290617 gene encoding novel plant SNARE 13 yields the protein MAASDVPMSPELEQVDGEIQDIFRALHNGFQKIDKMKDSNRQSKQLEELTGKMRECKRLIKEFDRVLKDEEKSNTSEVNKQLNDKKQFMIKELNSYVTMRKTYQSSLGNKRIELFDAGNDQVAEDNVQMASEMSNQQLIDSGMKQMDQTDQAIERSKMVVAQTVDVGAQTATTLTQQTDQMKRIGNELDSVHFSLKKASQMVKEIGRQVATDKCIMGFLFLIVCGVIAIIVVKIVNPHNKSIPDIPGLAPPAPPAQNRKLLSVDPFRML from the exons ATGGCGGCGAGCGACGTGCCCATGAGCCCCGAGCTCGAGCAGGTCGACGGCGAGATCCAGGACATCTTCCGCGCCCTACA CAATGGGTTCCAGAAGATTGACAAGATGAAGGACTCCAACAGGCAGTCCAAGCAGCTGGAAGAACTCACTGGGAAGATGAGGGAGTGCAAGCG CTTAATCAAGGAATTTGATCGTGTACTCAAAGATGAGGAGAAAAGCAATACTTCTGAGGTCAACAAACAGCTAAATGACAAGAAGCAATTTATG ATCAAGGAGTTGAATTCTTATGTCACCATGAGGAAGAC GTACCAAAGTAGCCTTGGTAATAAGAGGATCGAACTATTCGATGCTGGTAATGACCAGGTAGCTGAAGATAACGTTCAAATGGCATCAG AAATGTCAAATCAACAACTGATTGATTCTGGAATGAAACAAATGGACCAAACAGACCAAGCTATTGAGCGTTCGAAAATG GTTGTTGCACAAACTGTTGATGTTGGAGCTCAAACTGCTACAACTCTAACACAGCAA ACTGACCAAATGAAGAGAATTGGCAATGAGCTAGATTCCGTTCACTTCTCATTGAAGAAAGCTAGTCAAATGGTGAAAGAGATTGGTCGTCAG GTTGCAACTGACAAATGCATCATGGGGTTTCTGTTTTTGATAGTTTGTGGTGTGATTGCGATCATTGTTGTCAAG ATCGTCAACCCGCATAACAAGAGCATCCCAGACATCCCGGGACTGGCGCCTCCTGCACCTCCTGCGCAGAACCGGAAGCTGCTATCCGTAGATCCTTTCAGAATGCTCTGA